From the genome of Nicotiana sylvestris chromosome 1, ASM39365v2, whole genome shotgun sequence:
ACGACATGCTTGTCAAAACTCAACATTCAGGggatcatatatcacacttgtctgatGCATTTCAGATTTTacaaaaatttaatatgaaattaaatcccgagaaatgtgcattcgttgttgcatcaggtaagtttttaggttttcttGTCTCTAACCGtagtattgaagtgaatcccacacagattaaggccattaAAGAAATCCCTGACATACTTATAAGCAAAAAAAGGTGCAgaggttgacaggaagaattgcagccttgggaagattcatttctaaatcatcagaaaagtgctttaaattcttttcagctcttaaaaagcaagatcatttcgaatggaatgaggaatgtcaacaggcactACAAATTTGAAGACATACTTATCAAATCCGCCACTGCTCGCAAAACCAAAGGTTGGGGAAAGACTGCCCATCTACCTTGCTAtctcagaagtagcggtaagtgctaTTTTAGttcgtgaggaccaaggtaaacaatctccgatctattatgttagcaaatctttattagatgtggagacgcggtatcctcaattagaaaagcttgcacttgcattaatcatggcaactagaaaattaaggccttattttcaatgtcatcctattgcTATTGTAATTGCTTATCCATTATGCAATATATTACACAAGCATGAGTTGTCAGGTAGGTTACCcaagtgggctatagaattaagtgaatatgatatcatataccaacctagaactgctataaaatctcaagtgttagctgatttcgtggttGATTTTAGTCaagggatgcaattagaagcagaaaaagaattgcagGTGCTCAACGAAGCTAACCCAGGAATTTGGACCTTATTtgctgatggttcatctaacatAAAGGGTGCAGGAATAGGAATCATTTtagtaccacctacgggtgaaaccattcgacaagccattaagtgtcattctataactaacaatgaggcagagtatgaggcagtgattgcaggtttagaactggcacgagaaCTTGACATTAATCAGATTGTAATCAAGAGCGATTCGTAGCTCGTGGTTaaccaaatgctggggacttataccgCCAAGGAAGCACGAATGCAACAATATTTAGAGAAGGTACGAGATCTAATCAggcaatttcaaacctggaagGTTACGCAAATACCAAGAGATGAAAATGTTGAGGCGGATGCCTTAGCTAATCTCACATCTACAGCAgacgtggcaagcaatgaaaatgcttctgtaatacatttgtttcattcagtgctcgatccagataaaaatgaggtaaattttaataacttaacctaggattggaggaacgagaatGTTGCCTTTTTGCAGAATGGTATCATTCCTGAAGACAAGAGGAAAGCTCACGCGCTTCGAAAAAAGGCTGCTCAATATTGCTTAAAGCAAGACAATCTTTATCagaaaatgttcggtggtcccttagcaagatgcctcggaccttctTATACAGAATACGTAAtaagagaaatacacgaggggcattgtgtgaatcacgcaggaggaagatcactggtaagaaccctaatcagggcaggttattactggcccaaaatggaagaagaagtggaaagtttcgtggctaaatgtgataaatatCAAATATACggtaataatatgcatagacATGCAGAGTTGATACATCCGGTCACTGCACCGTGGCCGTTTATGAAATgagggatggatatcgtgggtccactactacaagcaaaaggacaggtaaaatttttgctcgtactcactgactattttagtaaatgggtagaagcaggagcattcaaaTAAGTGCgtgaaaaagaagttaaagattCCATTTGGCGAATAACATATGCTGATTTGGTATACCAATATGCGACAATGGCCCTCAATTTGTAGGCACGCAAATCATAgagttctttcaaagttggcagatcaaaagaattacatctacaccttatcatccggtgggtaataggcaagctgagtcaacaaacaaaatcattatcaacaatttaaagaaacgtTTAGAGGAGTCCAAAAGTAATTGGCCAGAAGTGTTACCTGGTATTTTATGGGCATACcgtacaacaacaaaaacaagtacaggagaaacaccattttcattggtttacggagcagaagctttaattccagttgagataggagagccaagTACAAGATTTACACAAGCGTCAGAAGAGTCTAATAACGAAGAAATGCGTATAAATCTTGatctacttgaaggaaaaagggaagctgcactgataagaatggcagcacaaaagcaggtcatagaacaatactacaaccgaaaagcacgcctaagattcttcaaaattggggacttcgtgctcaaaaaggttttttCAATCTATGAAGGCAGCTAATgcagggaaattaagtccaacatcg
Proteins encoded in this window:
- the LOC138872181 gene encoding uncharacterized protein, translating into MLGTYTAKEARMQQYLEKVRDLIRQFQTWKVTQIPRDENVEADALANLTSTADVASNENASVIHLFHSVLDPDKNENGIIPEDKRKAHALRKKAAQYCLKQDNLYQKMFGGPLARCLGPSYTEYVIREIHEGHCVNHAGGRSLTCRVDTSGHCTVAVYEMRDGYRGSTTTSKRTGTQIIEFFQSWQIKRITSTPYHPVGNRQAESTNKIIINNLKKRLEESKSNWPEVLPGILWAYRTTTKTSTGETPFSLVYGAEALIPVEIGEPSTRFTQASEESNNEEMRINLDLLEGKREAALIRMAAQKQAANAGKLSPTSEGPYRIHDIAGKRAYELEIMDGKILPSHWNVVHLKRYYF